From one Lycium ferocissimum isolate CSIRO_LF1 chromosome 5, AGI_CSIRO_Lferr_CH_V1, whole genome shotgun sequence genomic stretch:
- the LOC132055602 gene encoding protein TOPLESS-like isoform X1, protein MSMDFHPSQQTLLLVGTNVGDIALWEVGSRERLVLRNFKVWELGACSMPLQTALVKDPGVSVNRVIWSPDGSLFGVAYSRHIVQIYSYHGNDDIRQHLEIDAHVGGVNDLAFSHPNKQLCVITCGDDKTIKVWDATSGAKQYTFEGHEAPVYSVCPHHKENIQFIFSTALDGKIKAWLYDNLGSRVDYEAPGRWCTTMAYSADGTRLFSCGTSKDGESHIVEWNESEGAVKRTYLGFRKRSLGVVQFDTTKNRFLAAGDDFSIKFWDMDHVQLLTTIDADGGLPASPRIRFNKDGSLLAVSANENGIKILANNDGIRLVRTFENLAYDASRASETAKPTVNSISGSANNSGFADRVASAVGISGMNGDARDARNMVDVKPRINEEPNDKSKIWKLTEISESSQCRSLKLPENLRVTKISRLIYTNSGNAILALASNAIHLLWKWQRNERNSSGKATASVSPQLWQPSSGILMTNDVHESNHEEAVSCFALSKNDSYVMSASGGKISLFNMMTFKTMTTFMPPPPAATFLAFHPQDNNIIAIGMDDSTIQIYNVRVDEVKSKLKGHSKRVTGLAFSHVLNVLVSSGADSQLCVWSTDGWEKQRARSLQLPGRSTSQSDTRVQFHQDQTHFLVVHEAQIAIYETTKLECLKQWVPRESAAPISHATFSCDSQLIYASFLDATVCVFTAGHLHMRCRIIPSAYLSPSISSANIHPVVVAAHPQDPNQFALGLSDGSVHVFEPLESEGKWGVPPPLENGSANGMTTAPSIGASGSEQAPR, encoded by the exons ATGAGCATGGATTTTCATCCTTCTCAGCAGACATTGCTTCTAG TTGGCACGAATGTTGGAGATATTGCATTATGGGAAGTTGGTTCGAGGGAGAGACTGGTGTTGAGAAACTTCAAAGTCTGGGAATTGGGTGCATGTTCAATGCCGTTACAG ACTGCATTGGTGAAAGATCCCGGTGTCTCCGTTAACCGTGTTATATGGAGCCCCGATGGTTCGTTATTTG GGGTCGCATACTCTAGGCACATCGTTCAAATATATTCTTATCACGGGAATGATGATATACGTCAACATTTGGAG ATTGATGCTCATGTTGGAGGCGTAAATGATCTTGCATTCTCTCACCCTAATAAGCAGCTCTGTGTTATAACATGCGGAGACGACAAAACTATAAAG GTTTGGGATGCCACATCTGGTGCAAAACAATATACATTTGAGGGTCATGAGGCACCTGTATACTCTGTGTGCCCTCACCATAAAGAGAACATTCAG TTTATTTTCTCTACAGCATTAGATGGAAAAATAAAAGCATGGTTATATGATAATTTGGGATCTCGAGTAGATTATGAGGCTCCTGGTCGTTGGTGCACAACAATGGCATACAGTGCTGATGGAACTAG ATTGTTTTCATGTGGAACCAGCAAAGATGGGGAGTCACACATTGTCGAGTGGAACGAAAGTGAAGGGGCTGTTAAGAGAACATATTTAGGGTTTCGGAAAAGATCGCTAGGTGTGGTACAATTTGATACaactaaaaatagatttttggcAGCTGGTGATGATTTCTCAATCAAATTCTGGGATATGGACCATGTTCAACTCCTGACAACTATTGATGCTGATGGAGGTCTTCCA GCAAGCCCTCGAATTCGATTCAACAAGGATGGTTCTCTATTGGCTGTTTCTGCTAATGAAAATGGGATAAAGATTTTGGCAAATAATGATGGTATTCGTTTAGTACGCACTTTTGAGAACCTAGCTTATGATGCTTCCAGGGCATCTGAAACAGCTAAG CCTACAGTAAATTCAATATCTGGATCAGCAAACAATTCTGGGTTTGCAGATAGGGTGGCCTCTGCTGTTGGCATCAGTGGAATG AATGGAGATGCAAGAGATGCCAGAAATATGGTGGATGTAAAACCCCGGATTAATGAAGAGCCTAATGACAAATCCAAGATATGGAAGCTCACTGAAATTAGTGAATCATCACAGTGCCGGTCCTTGAAGCTTCCTGAGAACCTCAGAGTGACTAAG ATATCAAGGTTAATATATACAAACTCTGGTAATGCCATCTTAGCATTAGCATCAAATGCTATTCACCTACTTTGGAAGTGGCAAAGAAATGAACGCAATTCAAGTGGCAAG GCAACGGCCAGCGTTTCACCTCAATTGTGGCAACCTTCAAGTGGCATCTTAATGACAAATGATGTGCACGAATCAAACCATGAGGAAGCTGTCTCCTGCTTTGCTTTATCCAAGAATGACTCGTATGTGATGTCAGCATCTGGAGGAAAGATCTCCTTGTTCAATATGATGACATTCAAG ACAATGACAACTTTCATGCCTCCACCTCCAGCAGCAACTTTTCTTGCATTCCATCCTCAAGATAACAACATTATCGCTATTGGCATGGATGATTCTACCATCCAGATATATAATGTCCGAGTGGATGAG GTTAAAAGCAAGCTTAAAGGCCACTCGAAAAGGGTAACTGGCCTCGCCTTCTCTCATGTGCTCAATGTTCTGGTTTCGTCGGGAGCTGATTCTCAG CTGTGTGTATGGAGCACTGATGGGTGGGAAAAGCAGAGGGCTAGATCCTTGCAGCTACCAGGGAGATCGACATCTCAATCAGATACCAGAGTGCAGTTTCATCAGGATCAAACTCATTTTCTGGTTGTGCATGAGGCACAGATTGCTATATATGAAAcaacaaaattggaatgttTAAAGCAG TGGGTTCCGCGTGAAAGTGCTGCCCCAATTTCTCATGCCACATTCTCGTGTGATAGCCAGCTAATATATGCCAGTTTCTTGGATGCAACTGTGTGCGTATTCACTGCAGGGCACCTCCATATGCGATGCCGTATTATTCCTTCAGCTTATCTATCACCCAGTATTAG CAGTGCAAATATCCACCCAGTTGTAGTTGCAGCACATCCACAAGATCCGAACCAGTTTGCATTAGGTCTGTCAGATGGTAGTGTTCATGTTTTCGAACCACTTGAATCTGAAGGCAAATGGGGCGTCCCTCCACCACTTGAAAATGGATCAGCAAATGGCATGACAACCGCTCCATCTATTGGAGCTTCAGGCTCCGAACAAGCACCAAGATAA
- the LOC132055602 gene encoding protein TOPLESS-like isoform X2 produces the protein MSMDFHPSQQTLLLVGTNVGDIALWEVGSRERLVLRNFKVWELGACSMPLQTALVKDPGVSVNRVIWSPDGSLFGVAYSRHIVQIYSYHGNDDIRQHLEIDAHVGGVNDLAFSHPNKQLCVITCGDDKTIKVWDATSGAKQYTFEGHEAPVYSVCPHHKENIQFIFSTALDGKIKAWLYDNLGSRVDYEAPGRWCTTMAYSADGTRLFSCGTSKDGESHIVEWNESEGAVKRTYLGFRKRSLGVVQFDTTKNRFLAAGDDFSIKFWDMDHVQLLTTIDADGGLPASPRIRFNKDGSLLAVSANENGIKILANNDGIRLVRTFENLAYDASRASETAKPTVNSISGSANNSGFADRVASAVGISGMNGDARDARNMVDVKPRINEEPNDKSKIWKLTEISESSQCRSLKLPENLRVTKISRLIYTNSGNAILALASNAIHLLWKWQRNERNSSGKATASVSPQLWQPSSGILMTNDVHESNHEEAVSCFALSKNDSYVMSASGGKISLFNMMTFKTMTTFMPPPPAATFLAFHPQDNNIIAIGMDDSTIQIYNVRVDEVKSKLKGHSKRVTGLAFSHVLNVLVSSGADSQLCVWSTDGWEKQRARSLQLPGRSTSQSDTRVQFHQDQTHFLVVHEAQIAIYETTKLECLKQWVPRESAAPISHATFSCDSQLIYASFLDATVCVFTAGHLHMRCRIIPSAYLSPSISANIHPVVVAAHPQDPNQFALGLSDGSVHVFEPLESEGKWGVPPPLENGSANGMTTAPSIGASGSEQAPR, from the exons ATGAGCATGGATTTTCATCCTTCTCAGCAGACATTGCTTCTAG TTGGCACGAATGTTGGAGATATTGCATTATGGGAAGTTGGTTCGAGGGAGAGACTGGTGTTGAGAAACTTCAAAGTCTGGGAATTGGGTGCATGTTCAATGCCGTTACAG ACTGCATTGGTGAAAGATCCCGGTGTCTCCGTTAACCGTGTTATATGGAGCCCCGATGGTTCGTTATTTG GGGTCGCATACTCTAGGCACATCGTTCAAATATATTCTTATCACGGGAATGATGATATACGTCAACATTTGGAG ATTGATGCTCATGTTGGAGGCGTAAATGATCTTGCATTCTCTCACCCTAATAAGCAGCTCTGTGTTATAACATGCGGAGACGACAAAACTATAAAG GTTTGGGATGCCACATCTGGTGCAAAACAATATACATTTGAGGGTCATGAGGCACCTGTATACTCTGTGTGCCCTCACCATAAAGAGAACATTCAG TTTATTTTCTCTACAGCATTAGATGGAAAAATAAAAGCATGGTTATATGATAATTTGGGATCTCGAGTAGATTATGAGGCTCCTGGTCGTTGGTGCACAACAATGGCATACAGTGCTGATGGAACTAG ATTGTTTTCATGTGGAACCAGCAAAGATGGGGAGTCACACATTGTCGAGTGGAACGAAAGTGAAGGGGCTGTTAAGAGAACATATTTAGGGTTTCGGAAAAGATCGCTAGGTGTGGTACAATTTGATACaactaaaaatagatttttggcAGCTGGTGATGATTTCTCAATCAAATTCTGGGATATGGACCATGTTCAACTCCTGACAACTATTGATGCTGATGGAGGTCTTCCA GCAAGCCCTCGAATTCGATTCAACAAGGATGGTTCTCTATTGGCTGTTTCTGCTAATGAAAATGGGATAAAGATTTTGGCAAATAATGATGGTATTCGTTTAGTACGCACTTTTGAGAACCTAGCTTATGATGCTTCCAGGGCATCTGAAACAGCTAAG CCTACAGTAAATTCAATATCTGGATCAGCAAACAATTCTGGGTTTGCAGATAGGGTGGCCTCTGCTGTTGGCATCAGTGGAATG AATGGAGATGCAAGAGATGCCAGAAATATGGTGGATGTAAAACCCCGGATTAATGAAGAGCCTAATGACAAATCCAAGATATGGAAGCTCACTGAAATTAGTGAATCATCACAGTGCCGGTCCTTGAAGCTTCCTGAGAACCTCAGAGTGACTAAG ATATCAAGGTTAATATATACAAACTCTGGTAATGCCATCTTAGCATTAGCATCAAATGCTATTCACCTACTTTGGAAGTGGCAAAGAAATGAACGCAATTCAAGTGGCAAG GCAACGGCCAGCGTTTCACCTCAATTGTGGCAACCTTCAAGTGGCATCTTAATGACAAATGATGTGCACGAATCAAACCATGAGGAAGCTGTCTCCTGCTTTGCTTTATCCAAGAATGACTCGTATGTGATGTCAGCATCTGGAGGAAAGATCTCCTTGTTCAATATGATGACATTCAAG ACAATGACAACTTTCATGCCTCCACCTCCAGCAGCAACTTTTCTTGCATTCCATCCTCAAGATAACAACATTATCGCTATTGGCATGGATGATTCTACCATCCAGATATATAATGTCCGAGTGGATGAG GTTAAAAGCAAGCTTAAAGGCCACTCGAAAAGGGTAACTGGCCTCGCCTTCTCTCATGTGCTCAATGTTCTGGTTTCGTCGGGAGCTGATTCTCAG CTGTGTGTATGGAGCACTGATGGGTGGGAAAAGCAGAGGGCTAGATCCTTGCAGCTACCAGGGAGATCGACATCTCAATCAGATACCAGAGTGCAGTTTCATCAGGATCAAACTCATTTTCTGGTTGTGCATGAGGCACAGATTGCTATATATGAAAcaacaaaattggaatgttTAAAGCAG TGGGTTCCGCGTGAAAGTGCTGCCCCAATTTCTCATGCCACATTCTCGTGTGATAGCCAGCTAATATATGCCAGTTTCTTGGATGCAACTGTGTGCGTATTCACTGCAGGGCACCTCCATATGCGATGCCGTATTATTCCTTCAGCTTATCTATCACCCAGTATTAG TGCAAATATCCACCCAGTTGTAGTTGCAGCACATCCACAAGATCCGAACCAGTTTGCATTAGGTCTGTCAGATGGTAGTGTTCATGTTTTCGAACCACTTGAATCTGAAGGCAAATGGGGCGTCCCTCCACCACTTGAAAATGGATCAGCAAATGGCATGACAACCGCTCCATCTATTGGAGCTTCAGGCTCCGAACAAGCACCAAGATAA